In Maridesulfovibrio sp., the following proteins share a genomic window:
- a CDS encoding radical SAM protein, whose product MDAINKKIIFGIFSQNKSMAAAMLGALAHKLGWDVDIVFFPLESSPEDVLDELEYFPDIFALSFASYNRAQAFSVAKVLKERGIKVIGGGIHATAMPQDLVKTGYFDAVMYGDGMGSLEEVLLNYEDLRDSVIVEGRKHPDERVYLDYFFSESQEKVLRETQKIDLLTSYGCPFGCTFCASSRKKFMKFPDDYMVDSMIDIHDRYGVKIFTFQDDLLFNDVKRVKRVSERLSNLPADKSINFGKSANCRASSFSDSLAEEIKKLNITDVSFGIESASNKLLKFLNKKQTEEDCYRALEVCKRHGLYSRINLMFGIPTQDEEDYQITFEFVRKAKPDIINTFYYTPYPGTDLYDYCFDNGYISSEYDRNRFDWFDAKVDGIREVHLKLNNVDYHMADKYINKIKKLYDPLNFISPIIAELDKQPWIIFGSSTQIYFSQVLSLLNEIDKKNCLGYYDIDPGAEYAVERRVEFSKYMENSSLQPDCIVTYTHLSSEDYKNFKELVNRKFGDIPLVSISTMERHSLEEVRNMLANYKDSLIASKEGTQ is encoded by the coding sequence ATGGATGCCATAAATAAGAAGATCATATTCGGTATTTTTTCCCAAAATAAGTCTATGGCTGCAGCTATGCTTGGTGCCCTTGCCCATAAATTAGGATGGGATGTTGATATTGTCTTTTTTCCGCTGGAATCTTCCCCCGAAGATGTCTTGGACGAATTGGAATATTTTCCAGATATATTTGCGTTGTCATTTGCGTCTTATAATAGGGCTCAAGCTTTTTCTGTCGCGAAGGTTCTTAAAGAGCGCGGCATTAAGGTTATTGGTGGAGGAATTCACGCTACTGCTATGCCTCAAGATTTAGTGAAGACGGGTTATTTTGATGCCGTCATGTATGGGGACGGTATGGGATCATTGGAAGAGGTCCTTTTGAATTATGAGGACTTGAGAGATTCTGTGATTGTAGAGGGTAGAAAGCATCCTGATGAGAGAGTTTATCTTGATTATTTTTTTTCTGAATCACAGGAAAAGGTTTTAAGGGAAACTCAAAAAATTGATTTGCTTACAAGCTATGGATGTCCGTTTGGCTGTACCTTTTGCGCCAGTTCTCGCAAAAAATTTATGAAATTTCCCGACGACTATATGGTTGATTCCATGATCGATATTCATGATCGATATGGAGTTAAAATTTTTACCTTCCAAGATGATCTGCTGTTTAATGATGTCAAAAGAGTGAAGCGTGTCAGTGAACGTTTGAGCAATCTGCCAGCGGACAAATCTATTAACTTTGGTAAAAGTGCAAATTGCAGAGCTTCTAGTTTTTCGGATTCGCTAGCTGAAGAGATCAAAAAACTTAATATTACAGATGTTAGTTTCGGTATAGAGTCAGCTTCAAATAAGCTTTTAAAGTTCTTGAATAAAAAACAGACTGAAGAAGATTGTTACAGAGCTCTTGAGGTATGTAAAAGACATGGTCTGTATAGCCGAATAAATCTGATGTTCGGAATTCCTACTCAGGATGAAGAGGATTATCAGATTACTTTTGAATTCGTAAGAAAAGCTAAGCCAGATATCATTAATACCTTCTATTATACTCCGTACCCTGGAACGGATCTGTATGACTATTGTTTTGATAATGGTTATATCTCTTCTGAATATGACCGTAATCGTTTTGACTGGTTTGATGCTAAAGTAGATGGTATCAGAGAAGTTCATCTAAAATTGAATAATGTAGATTACCATATGGCAGATAAGTACATAAATAAAATTAAAAAATTATATGACCCTCTGAATTTTATAAGTCCGATTATTGCGGAACTAGATAAGCAACCATGGATTATTTTTGGATCAAGTACACAGATTTATTTCAGCCAGGTTCTCTCTTTATTGAATGAAATAGATAAAAAAAATTGTCTTGGATATTATGATATTGATCCGGGGGCAGAATATGCAGTTGAAAGGAGAGTAGAGTTTTCAAAATATATGGAAAATAGCAGCTTGCAACCGGATTGCATTGTTACCTATACTCATCTTTCAAGTGAAGACTATAAAAATTTCAAGGAATTAGTTAATCGTAAATTTGGTGATATTCCGCTTGTTTCCATTTCCACTATGGAGAGACACTCGTTAGAGGAAGTAAGAAATATGCTAGCCAATTATAAAGATAGTCTTATAGCGTCAAAAGAAGGTACCCAATAA
- a CDS encoding radical SAM protein — translation MQLYYRTVLNHFLANEQCAYGFLKEIYMYNSVYFEISGACNARCPWCQTGLKRISGRQEKPHFVSIEDFRKVVRKFRAKRLISSETIISLYNWYEPFLHPQFKEIVGELHRIEQPFRISTNASKLVLFSGNELQYCSMLRISLPGFSQSSYDKVHGFNFERILENIVGMVKNFRANGFKGDVQLAFLAYQFNLNELAACRIFADRIGASLSASAASFNGLSMMMSYLDNTMPYDQLKKASKELLLYYMDDVVAACPNDWECPQHEVLVVDEHCNIVICCGPDKDEPDYLVGNALELSVEEILAKKEAKKSSALCKKCMSLGAPYIGSNLLRLSI, via the coding sequence ATGCAGCTATATTATCGAACTGTGCTTAACCATTTTTTAGCTAACGAACAGTGTGCCTACGGTTTTCTCAAGGAGATTTATATGTATAATAGTGTTTATTTTGAAATATCAGGAGCATGCAATGCGCGGTGTCCATGGTGCCAGACAGGGCTGAAAAGAATAAGTGGTAGGCAGGAAAAACCTCACTTTGTCTCCATAGAGGATTTCAGGAAAGTTGTTCGTAAATTTAGGGCTAAAAGGCTTATTTCATCTGAAACTATCATCTCTCTTTATAACTGGTATGAGCCGTTCCTTCATCCGCAGTTCAAGGAGATTGTCGGTGAGCTGCATCGCATTGAACAGCCCTTCCGTATTAGTACTAATGCCTCTAAGCTGGTGCTTTTTTCCGGTAATGAGCTGCAGTATTGTAGCATGTTAAGAATTTCGTTACCTGGTTTTTCTCAATCTTCCTATGACAAGGTGCACGGCTTTAATTTTGAGCGGATTCTCGAGAACATTGTGGGTATGGTTAAAAATTTCCGTGCTAATGGATTTAAGGGTGATGTCCAGCTGGCTTTTCTCGCTTATCAGTTCAACCTAAATGAACTGGCTGCCTGCCGTATTTTTGCGGACAGAATCGGGGCAAGTCTGTCAGCCAGTGCAGCATCTTTCAACGGATTGTCTATGATGATGTCTTATCTTGATAATACAATGCCTTATGATCAATTAAAGAAAGCATCAAAAGAACTACTTCTTTATTATATGGACGATGTTGTTGCCGCCTGTCCTAATGATTGGGAGTGTCCACAGCATGAAGTTCTTGTGGTAGATGAACATTGTAACATCGTGATTTGCTGTGGTCCGGACAAAGATGAGCCAGATTATCTTGTCGGAAATGCTCTAGAGCTTTCTGTAGAAGAAATTTTAGCAAAAAAAGAGGCAAAAAAGAGTTCTGCTCTCTGTAAGAAATGTATGTCTCTTGGGGCTCCCTATATCGGGTCCAATCTGCTGCGTCTGTCAATTTAA
- a CDS encoding radical SAM/SPASM domain-containing protein, with amino-acid sequence MVAEYKSKLQRDGRVDLAEVLPLDTPFLLYIDPSSACNFRCRFCPTGHQDLMREAGLKNSILDFNVYKKIIDSLGDFPEKIKVIRFNKIGEPLLNPHAAQMVAYAKDSGFVEAIHLTTNAARLTEKLSKELVEAGTDVINISIEGVSSSQYKEICGVTIDFKKLVDNIKWLYEHKESTKINIKIPGNYLSDGEKDNFFEIFSGFCDSIFVENLSSIWPGFDIVDRSGFPIQDVHQYGEDNREKQVCTYLFYAMAVNADGTVSACCPDWEQKLIIGDAKIQRIKEIWDSEQLREMQIAHLRLERSSIDVCNQCGHIRSCQVDCIDDDAKEILQRFSR; translated from the coding sequence ATGGTTGCGGAATATAAATCAAAGCTGCAGCGTGATGGCCGGGTTGATTTGGCTGAGGTTCTTCCTCTGGATACACCTTTTTTACTTTATATAGATCCATCAAGTGCCTGCAATTTCAGATGCAGATTCTGTCCGACGGGACATCAGGATCTGATGCGCGAAGCAGGGCTAAAGAATAGTATACTTGATTTCAATGTATACAAAAAGATTATTGATAGCCTCGGTGATTTTCCTGAGAAAATTAAAGTTATCCGATTTAATAAAATAGGTGAGCCTCTGCTGAATCCTCATGCTGCGCAAATGGTTGCCTACGCTAAGGATAGCGGATTTGTAGAAGCCATCCACCTGACCACTAATGCGGCCAGATTGACTGAAAAGCTGTCGAAAGAACTGGTAGAAGCCGGAACTGATGTGATCAATATCTCCATTGAGGGGGTCAGTAGCTCTCAATATAAGGAAATCTGCGGCGTTACTATTGATTTTAAGAAACTTGTCGATAACATCAAGTGGCTGTATGAGCATAAAGAATCTACAAAGATAAATATCAAGATTCCGGGGAATTACCTTTCTGATGGAGAAAAAGATAATTTCTTTGAAATATTTTCCGGTTTTTGCGACAGCATTTTCGTTGAGAATTTAAGCTCCATATGGCCGGGGTTTGATATTGTGGACAGGTCCGGTTTTCCTATTCAGGATGTGCATCAATACGGTGAAGATAATCGGGAAAAACAGGTCTGCACCTATCTTTTTTATGCCATGGCTGTGAATGCAGACGGCACGGTAAGTGCGTGCTGCCCGGATTGGGAACAGAAGTTGATTATTGGTGATGCTAAGATCCAGCGGATAAAAGAAATCTGGGACAGTGAGCAATTGCGTGAGATGCAGATCGCGCATTTACGTCTTGAACGAAGTTCTATTGATGTGTGTAATCAGTGCGGACATATTCGAAGTTGTCAGGTTGATTGTATTGATGATGACGCAAAAGAGATTCTACAAAGGTTTAGCCGATGA
- a CDS encoding glycosyltransferase, with protein sequence MSSSFELSFTERKTPLISVLIPCYNRPEGLDNALSDFTGQTYRNIEIVVSDNCSPQKKEIAAVMAKYAHDPRIRYTRRAENVGMLRNSLGVLEDARGQYLTWGSDDDRWDKDYLLELFTLLKKNPDASCAFCDYDVINPEGEKYIGFPEAYPFLKQFDDPDRISRLKKFILAKEGYSNKSCPIRALIKTEIVRDYFDKMQDLGLLENWGDMLVVFAFLMEGRMVTSPRVLHKFTSGNDKDYFPTPPNPYFYLEGYLKLMNCRLPVEEVKVLREFVGMKLTQADCAFGGKELARTLQNISTLMKVPGFDIDIHDVESLSHYLEVKDYCAVLRIITRIYRKFTPDLVLQIIAAQRMNQIKESVVA encoded by the coding sequence ATGAGTAGTAGCTTTGAGCTGAGTTTTACGGAGAGGAAGACCCCCCTGATTTCCGTTCTGATTCCCTGCTACAATCGGCCGGAAGGGCTTGATAATGCTCTTAGTGACTTTACTGGCCAGACTTACAGAAATATTGAGATAGTAGTTTCCGACAATTGTTCTCCGCAAAAAAAAGAGATTGCTGCTGTCATGGCAAAGTATGCACATGATCCTCGTATTCGCTACACTCGCCGGGCAGAAAATGTAGGGATGTTGCGTAATTCGCTTGGGGTGCTGGAGGATGCAAGAGGACAATATCTCACATGGGGCAGTGATGATGACCGCTGGGACAAGGATTACCTACTTGAGTTGTTTACCCTGCTTAAAAAAAATCCTGATGCTTCATGTGCTTTTTGCGACTACGATGTAATCAATCCAGAAGGAGAAAAGTATATTGGGTTCCCGGAAGCGTATCCGTTCCTGAAACAGTTTGATGATCCTGATCGGATCAGCCGTCTGAAGAAATTTATTCTCGCCAAAGAAGGCTATAGTAATAAATCTTGCCCGATAAGAGCCCTGATCAAGACAGAAATTGTTCGAGATTACTTCGATAAAATGCAAGATTTAGGGTTACTTGAAAACTGGGGTGACATGCTTGTAGTTTTTGCTTTTCTGATGGAAGGCAGGATGGTTACCTCTCCAAGGGTTCTGCATAAATTCACATCCGGTAATGATAAGGACTATTTTCCAACGCCCCCCAATCCTTATTTTTATCTTGAGGGATATTTGAAGCTTATGAATTGCAGACTTCCTGTTGAAGAGGTGAAAGTACTCAGGGAGTTTGTGGGTATGAAATTGACACAGGCTGATTGTGCTTTCGGAGGTAAAGAGCTTGCCAGAACTCTTCAGAACATTTCAACACTTATGAAAGTTCCCGGTTTTGACATTGATATTCATGATGTTGAAAGCTTGAGCCATTACTTGGAAGTGAAGGATTATTGTGCAGTCTTAAGGATTATAACACGGATCTATAGGAAGTTTACACCGGATCTTGTTTTGCAAATTATTGCTGCGCAAAGGATGAATCAGATAAAAGAATCTGTCGTTGCTTAG
- a CDS encoding FkbM family methyltransferase: MNKELLPQFEKLLQSPPPGRASVLPRVPDKIVLYGAGSMGEMALDCMRKAEMCPAYLVDAYSGKKEINGIPVIHPDNVAELDKDEALFVVCIATLPYVPLKTYLTDLGCTKVCHFYDLSESDFPHIMPNGWLLDSVDSVFLLRVYAALAHDDFSAAHFLQFLWWRIARVEKINADFPVLSGMKYFKAPCIPPASEAEFLIDCGVHSGQTIESFKEYAGDNFAGVHGFEPDPGMYKIAQERFSASGINIEPLAVSDSVREASFRGGLDFASTLAVDGDIVVGTVNLDSLQGVKPTFIKIHVEGEELAVLRGARKLVEQYRPVLMVLADHSPDGVAGIPEFLMSLDGYRLYFYLHDYCGNSAIFYAVPE; the protein is encoded by the coding sequence ATGAATAAAGAGCTATTGCCTCAATTTGAAAAATTGCTCCAGTCTCCTCCTCCCGGTCGGGCCTCTGTTCTGCCGCGAGTGCCGGATAAGATTGTTCTTTACGGCGCTGGAAGTATGGGGGAAATGGCTCTTGATTGTATGCGTAAAGCAGAGATGTGTCCTGCATATTTAGTTGATGCTTACAGTGGGAAAAAAGAAATTAATGGTATCCCTGTTATCCATCCGGACAATGTTGCTGAACTGGATAAAGATGAAGCTTTGTTTGTTGTTTGCATCGCAACCTTGCCTTATGTCCCCTTGAAGACATACTTGACGGACTTAGGGTGTACAAAAGTCTGTCATTTTTATGACTTAAGCGAGTCTGACTTTCCGCATATCATGCCTAACGGTTGGCTTCTGGATTCCGTCGACAGTGTCTTTCTCCTGCGTGTTTATGCGGCTCTTGCCCATGATGATTTTTCCGCAGCCCATTTCCTGCAATTCCTCTGGTGGCGTATTGCCCGTGTAGAGAAAATTAATGCTGATTTTCCCGTCTTGTCGGGCATGAAATATTTTAAAGCACCGTGTATTCCTCCTGCTTCAGAGGCTGAGTTTCTGATTGATTGTGGTGTGCATAGCGGGCAGACCATTGAATCTTTTAAAGAATATGCCGGAGATAACTTTGCCGGAGTCCACGGTTTTGAGCCGGACCCCGGGATGTATAAAATAGCTCAGGAGCGGTTTTCAGCGTCTGGGATAAATATTGAGCCGCTGGCAGTCAGTGATTCCGTGCGCGAAGCATCTTTTCGTGGTGGTCTTGATTTTGCATCAACTCTTGCTGTTGATGGGGATATCGTAGTAGGTACGGTAAATCTTGATTCGCTCCAAGGTGTTAAACCGACGTTTATTAAAATTCATGTCGAAGGGGAAGAACTGGCTGTGCTACGCGGTGCACGTAAACTGGTTGAACAGTATCGCCCTGTTCTGATGGTCCTTGCGGACCATTCTCCTGATGGGGTGGCTGGGATTCCTGAGTTCCTTATGTCTTTGGATGGATACAGGCTTTATTTTTATTTACATGATTATTGCGGAAATTCTGCAATTTTCTATGCAGTACCAGAATAA
- a CDS encoding class I SAM-dependent methyltransferase, producing MNHNLPTDFCPICGAESALVSKHELCGFNDSIFDGTAEYRGCADCNYVWLASVSQDDLSEYYSKEAVYFVSSHFDINAPGNIAKFKRYSDLVLSIPGEIGSVLDIGCGRGGFISWLKKCRPELKCFGVDLDLKSLPANGADSPLFIHGDISKLPFAASQFDVVTCFHVLEHVLDIDGFLAERARILKDGGHFVLEVPDASQYSMETPCKGFWVGVQEHVNHFSPKALTKALENAGFAIRSIEQGVAESSDVDYPYIAVVAQKLKGDSLSADCTMGSVCLYVQDSLQYFKDVGRKISELPQGGVVFWGVSMMFMYILPYVTGKNITVCDASVFKQNQKLMGKTILSPEAAFKRYGSKDTCLVVSSLLNYEVIRKSALDLGWNSENISKIV from the coding sequence ATGAATCACAACTTGCCGACTGATTTCTGTCCCATATGCGGAGCCGAAAGCGCTTTGGTCTCAAAGCATGAATTATGTGGATTCAATGACTCCATATTTGATGGTACCGCAGAGTATAGAGGGTGTGCGGATTGCAATTATGTCTGGCTGGCTTCTGTGTCGCAGGATGATCTTAGTGAGTACTACTCCAAAGAGGCGGTATATTTCGTCAGTTCACATTTTGATATAAATGCTCCTGGAAATATTGCTAAATTCAAGCGTTATTCCGACCTTGTATTGAGTATTCCCGGCGAGATCGGCAGTGTACTCGATATCGGCTGCGGCCGCGGCGGGTTTATTTCATGGCTGAAAAAGTGTCGCCCGGAGCTGAAATGTTTTGGAGTAGACCTCGATTTAAAAAGTCTTCCGGCAAACGGTGCTGACTCTCCCCTTTTTATACACGGTGATATCTCCAAGCTTCCTTTTGCTGCCTCGCAATTTGACGTTGTTACTTGCTTTCATGTGCTTGAACATGTGCTGGATATTGACGGATTTCTGGCTGAACGTGCTCGTATCCTCAAAGACGGCGGTCATTTTGTGCTCGAAGTTCCGGATGCTTCACAATATTCCATGGAAACTCCATGCAAAGGATTCTGGGTCGGTGTTCAGGAGCATGTGAATCATTTCTCCCCGAAGGCATTGACGAAAGCGCTTGAGAATGCTGGTTTTGCAATCAGGTCGATTGAGCAGGGAGTGGCTGAATCCAGCGATGTGGATTATCCTTATATTGCGGTAGTCGCACAGAAGCTCAAAGGTGATTCTCTCTCTGCTGATTGCACCATGGGTAGTGTTTGTCTTTATGTTCAGGACAGTTTGCAATATTTTAAGGATGTTGGACGAAAAATATCGGAGCTGCCTCAGGGTGGGGTTGTGTTTTGGGGAGTATCGATGATGTTTATGTACATACTCCCCTATGTTACTGGTAAGAACATAACTGTCTGCGATGCTTCTGTTTTTAAACAAAATCAAAAGCTCATGGGCAAGACGATTCTTTCTCCTGAAGCGGCTTTCAAAAGATACGGAAGCAAGGACACCTGTCTGGTTGTTTCCTCGTTATTGAATTATGAGGTTATTCGTAAGTCCGCTTTGGATTTAGGGTGGAACTCTGAAAATATTTCAAAAATAGTTTAG
- a CDS encoding glycosyltransferase family 4 protein — MPNILHITPHFGGGVGSVLRGLIDELGSIDGFEQEIVTFDFINEQSSEWAKKRGHRVKSEISPLSPELHAIVCAADIVHLHFWNHPLTYLFLQSFSGNKARVVMWAHCNGAHAPYLFPDAVLTFPQLFVTTSEYSAKTKNIASQPAEWRSAHLRNITSRCDTADFLKITPEKHSGVVVGYVGTVDYCKMHRKSLDMLGAVSTPDVRFVVCGGDSHEVIQAETCAKGWGNRFDFRGKVSDVPAVLAELDIFAYPLTKKHYGTGEQVLVEAMAAGIPQVVLNNGPESYIVRNGVTGIVADGPEEFTRAIERLAADPKLRREMGENSRRHAAGQCSINKMVDEWNVIYGELLEYPKKECDFECSPYGAEMQDDPAVLLFLCSLVDREVQDIFKEAFSFYTRILPEICLQKLSSLQDIYFAQGKGSIHQYAQFLDSKKLRYLSKIMLELVDSNP; from the coding sequence ATGCCTAACATCCTGCATATCACCCCCCATTTCGGCGGCGGTGTCGGCTCGGTTTTGCGTGGTCTTATTGATGAGTTGGGCAGCATAGATGGCTTTGAGCAGGAAATTGTTACTTTTGATTTTATTAATGAACAAAGCAGTGAGTGGGCAAAGAAACGCGGGCATAGGGTCAAGAGTGAAATTTCACCGCTCAGCCCAGAGTTGCACGCGATAGTTTGCGCTGCGGACATTGTTCATCTGCATTTTTGGAATCATCCGTTAACGTATTTATTTCTTCAATCTTTCTCAGGTAATAAAGCGCGTGTTGTAATGTGGGCACACTGCAACGGCGCGCATGCTCCATATTTATTTCCTGATGCAGTTCTCACCTTTCCGCAGTTATTTGTAACTACTTCAGAATACAGTGCGAAAACCAAAAACATTGCAAGTCAACCTGCCGAATGGCGGTCAGCGCATCTGCGAAACATTACTTCACGCTGTGATACTGCGGACTTTTTAAAAATAACCCCTGAAAAGCATTCCGGGGTTGTCGTCGGTTATGTGGGCACTGTTGATTACTGTAAAATGCATCGAAAGAGTCTCGATATGCTGGGGGCAGTTTCCACTCCTGATGTGCGTTTTGTTGTTTGCGGCGGCGACAGCCACGAAGTTATTCAGGCTGAAACATGTGCAAAAGGGTGGGGTAATAGATTTGATTTCAGGGGCAAAGTTAGTGATGTTCCAGCCGTTTTGGCGGAACTGGATATTTTTGCCTATCCGTTGACAAAAAAGCATTACGGAACTGGGGAGCAGGTCCTTGTTGAGGCTATGGCCGCCGGGATTCCGCAGGTGGTGCTGAACAATGGGCCGGAGTCGTATATCGTCCGGAACGGGGTTACCGGGATTGTCGCTGACGGACCTGAAGAATTTACTCGGGCCATTGAGCGTCTTGCTGCGGACCCGAAGTTACGCAGGGAAATGGGGGAAAACTCTCGAAGGCATGCCGCCGGGCAGTGTTCCATTAACAAGATGGTTGATGAGTGGAATGTCATCTATGGCGAACTTTTGGAATATCCCAAGAAGGAATGCGATTTTGAATGCTCTCCTTACGGCGCTGAAATGCAGGATGATCCGGCAGTGCTTCTTTTTCTGTGCAGTCTTGTGGACAGGGAGGTACAGGATATTTTCAAGGAAGCTTTTTCCTTTTACACGAGAATTCTCCCGGAAATCTGTTTGCAGAAGTTAAGTTCTTTGCAAGATATATATTTTGCACAAGGAAAGGGCAGCATCCACCAATATGCTCAGTTTTTAGATAGTAAAAAATTGCGGTACCTTTCAAAGATAATGCTAGAGTTGGTAGATTCTAATCCCTGA
- a CDS encoding NAD(P)-dependent oxidoreductase, with protein sequence MRILVTGASGFIGNYVVREIIAQGHEVIATTRNIENLSQRDWVADVSCKKLDLVDLPEGIFSYLGSPERIIHLAWGGLPNYNDSIHTGQIFRENFEFCKKMVEQGAKHLLVAGTCFEYGLTEGSLPVSTPPAPVTEYGRGKNMLREALEGIFKDKAVLFQWARLFYIYGEGQSPNSLYSQVRKAVADGDKVFNMSKGDQVRDFLSVEQVAKKIVTLALHSEESGIFNICSGKPRTVLSLVEEFFAAHDHEIELNKGYYPYPTYEPFAFWGQD encoded by the coding sequence ATGCGCATACTCGTAACAGGGGCCAGCGGCTTTATAGGTAATTATGTAGTCAGGGAAATTATTGCACAGGGGCATGAGGTTATTGCGACCACACGTAATATCGAAAATCTAAGCCAGAGGGATTGGGTTGCTGATGTCAGTTGTAAAAAGCTCGATCTGGTAGATCTTCCTGAAGGTATTTTTTCATATTTAGGTAGTCCTGAGCGGATTATTCATCTGGCTTGGGGAGGATTACCCAATTACAATGACAGCATCCATACCGGTCAGATATTTCGAGAAAATTTTGAATTCTGCAAGAAAATGGTCGAGCAGGGGGCCAAGCATCTCCTCGTAGCCGGGACTTGTTTTGAGTATGGTCTTACAGAAGGTTCTCTTCCAGTGAGCACTCCCCCTGCCCCTGTGACGGAGTATGGCAGAGGTAAAAATATGCTCCGAGAAGCGTTGGAGGGAATCTTCAAAGACAAAGCCGTTCTTTTCCAGTGGGCAAGGCTTTTTTATATTTATGGAGAAGGACAGTCTCCGAACTCTCTATATTCGCAGGTCCGCAAAGCCGTAGCTGATGGCGATAAGGTCTTTAATATGTCCAAGGGGGATCAGGTTCGTGACTTTCTTTCTGTGGAGCAGGTTGCTAAAAAAATAGTAACTTTGGCTTTACATAGTGAGGAGTCCGGTATTTTTAATATTTGCAGCGGAAAACCCAGAACCGTTTTGTCTTTGGTGGAAGAATTTTTTGCCGCACACGACCATGAAATTGAACTGAACAAGGGGTACTATCCCTACCCCACCTATGAGCCGTTTGCATTTTGGGGACAGGATTAA